From uncultured Desulfobacter sp., the proteins below share one genomic window:
- a CDS encoding ADP-ribosylglycohydrolase family protein: MMYPQVRESARFFANAAIEAAKGRKPMDSLEMVQKELSSNSVIYQMITDGLESIDTDTEQAIAGFGQMSETQAALPGTIHLIAKYPNDLETAMIENVMAGADSSARGILSAFILGICNGMDAIPKQWMEDMRLVERIRSLAGISGM; this comes from the coding sequence ATGATGTATCCCCAGGTCAGGGAAAGCGCCCGTTTTTTTGCAAACGCTGCTATAGAGGCCGCTAAAGGTAGAAAGCCCATGGATTCTCTGGAAATGGTTCAAAAAGAACTCTCTTCCAATTCTGTTATCTACCAGATGATAACAGATGGACTTGAAAGTATCGATACAGATACGGAACAGGCCATTGCAGGTTTTGGCCAGATGAGTGAAACCCAGGCCGCCCTGCCCGGCACGATTCATCTGATCGCCAAATATCCTAATGACCTGGAAACAGCAATGATTGAAAATGTCATGGCTGGCGCAGATTCCTCTGCACGGGGAATCCTGAGTGCATTTATTCTGGGAATATGCAACGGGATGGACGCCATCCCAAAACAATGGATGGAAGACATGCGATTGGTTGAAAGAATCCGGTCCCTGGCCGGAATATCAGGCATGTAA
- a CDS encoding TonB-dependent receptor — MKNFHTIIASWTGKLVWLTIVSAILIFCGRNLRAEESLETPLSTNKEKGKTTYQAEAVLVTAQKREENVQDIPDSITVLDELDISDAGITDMVSLSTYVPNFEFYNFGSRWHSQTYIRGIKTLNNSEPSTGLYVDGVNYSKSYLFDFPLFDVERVEVLRGPQGTLYGRNTMAGVINIHTRTPDNETRAQISGTYASYNEKQIQGHVQTPILKDKLFLGISGLISSSDGYMENDIDGVGEDGRHQDGQAGRIKLRYLPAPKWDITLSLDAQHHDDGAFPFRRTQRNSFVKAGILEADSPYHYSHDFDGTSENDFWGTTLNTSVDTKIGKVTSITGYRDFDNEDIIDSDFSPLDAARMKYLLQERTFSQELRIASPENKTGPKWLAGIYYFHINSDKERTNYYQSAMANSPSNPFAPGTGARKTQSKGTNSGEALFGQITWPVFNTLDITTGLRYEIEDAQMDATIFYTPGGGAATATQQPYQESRFTALLPKLSVGWHFMDDKMLYTTVSRAHRSGGFNDPSVGGDPYDEEYSWVYEAGIKSEFFQNRLTINICGFYTDIEDEQLTRFDEYNQSYLENAGESHRMGMEFEAGWFISKDLEIFASFTWIEAEYDKYTDPITGQNFQGNTTFGVPDYTYTLGFQYRRPLWGEWNGFCRAEVVGTGRRFFDDTNTVKEPGYELVNLKLGLEGTHWDGYVWAKNLFDRHYCIFENVDRGITEDGEPLTIGITLSYRF; from the coding sequence ATGAAAAATTTTCACACTATCATTGCGTCCTGGACAGGTAAATTGGTGTGGCTGACCATTGTTTCTGCCATTTTGATTTTTTGCGGCCGGAATCTGCGGGCCGAAGAATCACTTGAAACGCCTCTATCAACGAACAAAGAAAAAGGTAAAACGACATATCAGGCAGAAGCGGTGCTTGTCACCGCCCAAAAGCGCGAAGAAAATGTACAGGATATACCGGACAGTATAACGGTGCTGGATGAACTGGACATTTCCGATGCCGGCATCACTGATATGGTCAGTCTTTCCACATATGTGCCCAACTTTGAATTTTATAATTTCGGCAGCCGCTGGCACTCCCAAACCTATATCCGCGGTATCAAGACCCTGAACAACAGTGAACCGTCAACCGGCTTGTATGTTGACGGTGTGAATTATTCCAAATCCTATCTGTTTGACTTCCCTTTGTTTGATGTGGAACGGGTCGAGGTCCTGCGCGGTCCCCAGGGGACATTATACGGCCGCAACACCATGGCAGGCGTAATCAATATACACACCAGGACACCGGACAATGAAACCCGTGCCCAAATTTCGGGGACATACGCAAGCTATAATGAAAAACAGATTCAAGGCCACGTCCAGACACCCATTCTCAAGGACAAACTTTTTTTGGGAATTTCGGGGCTGATCTCTTCCAGTGACGGATATATGGAAAACGATATTGACGGCGTCGGCGAAGATGGCCGGCATCAAGACGGGCAGGCCGGGAGAATAAAACTTCGGTATCTGCCTGCCCCAAAATGGGATATCACCTTGAGTCTGGATGCCCAGCATCATGACGACGGCGCGTTCCCTTTCCGCAGGACCCAACGCAATTCATTTGTTAAAGCGGGGATACTGGAAGCGGACAGCCCATATCACTATTCCCATGATTTTGACGGCACGTCAGAAAACGATTTCTGGGGGACAACCCTGAATACCTCGGTTGATACAAAAATTGGCAAGGTCACATCCATTACAGGATACCGGGACTTTGACAATGAGGATATCATTGATTCGGACTTCAGTCCGTTGGATGCGGCGCGCATGAAATATCTCCTGCAGGAGCGAACCTTTTCCCAGGAACTTCGCATTGCATCGCCGGAAAATAAAACCGGCCCCAAATGGCTGGCCGGTATCTACTATTTTCACATCAACTCGGACAAGGAACGGACCAACTACTACCAGTCTGCCATGGCAAACAGTCCGAGCAATCCCTTTGCCCCGGGAACCGGTGCCAGAAAGACCCAAAGCAAGGGGACCAACTCCGGGGAGGCCCTGTTCGGCCAGATCACCTGGCCTGTATTCAATACTTTGGATATCACCACAGGCCTTAGATATGAAATAGAAGACGCACAAATGGATGCCACTATTTTTTACACCCCCGGGGGCGGGGCCGCAACCGCCACACAACAGCCCTATCAAGAGAGCCGGTTCACGGCATTGCTGCCCAAATTGAGTGTGGGGTGGCATTTCATGGATGACAAAATGCTTTACACCACTGTATCAAGGGCCCATCGCAGCGGCGGGTTTAACGATCCCAGTGTAGGTGGTGACCCTTATGATGAAGAGTACAGCTGGGTATATGAAGCCGGTATTAAGTCCGAATTTTTCCAAAACCGGCTCACGATCAACATCTGCGGATTTTATACGGATATTGAAGATGAACAGCTCACTCGCTTTGATGAATACAATCAGTCTTACTTAGAGAATGCAGGCGAATCCCACCGAATGGGCATGGAATTTGAGGCCGGCTGGTTCATTTCGAAGGATCTGGAAATTTTTGCATCGTTTACATGGATTGAGGCCGAGTATGACAAGTATACCGACCCTATCACAGGCCAAAATTTTCAAGGCAATACCACATTCGGGGTACCCGATTATACCTATACGTTAGGGTTTCAGTACAGACGTCCCCTGTGGGGAGAATGGAACGGTTTTTGCCGTGCGGAAGTGGTGGGAACCGGCCGTAGATTTTTCGATGATACCAATACTGTTAAAGAACCCGGATATGAACTGGTCAACCTCAAACTGGGCCTGGAGGGTACCCATTGGGACGGCTATGTCTGGGCAAAAAATCTTTTTGATCGGCATTACTGCATTTTTGAAAATGTTGACCGGGGTATTACCGAGGATGGTGAACCTTTGACCATCGGCATAACTCTGTCATATAGATTTTAG
- a CDS encoding class I SAM-dependent methyltransferase — MTTVKNVFNSDHVINYDQNAEKVNWLDPAITFGMAYRFVKPGDRLLDIGIGTGLSSQLFHKAGLEIHGIDFSPKMLARCRSKQMAKDLKEHDLSIPPYPYEANSMDHAVCTGVTHLFKDLTPIFQELARILKSGGVFAFVVPDCQEGEAREIQVESRHSPGEKVTIFSHSIQDINNLLDLYGFVQIYDLLFEASAIGHRTAKYKAYVAHKN, encoded by the coding sequence ATGACCACCGTAAAAAACGTATTTAACAGCGACCATGTTATTAACTATGACCAAAACGCTGAAAAAGTAAATTGGCTGGACCCTGCAATCACCTTCGGCATGGCTTACCGGTTTGTCAAACCCGGGGACCGCCTGCTGGATATCGGGATTGGTACCGGATTGTCTTCTCAATTGTTTCACAAGGCCGGCCTTGAAATTCACGGAATTGATTTTTCCCCGAAAATGCTTGCCCGCTGCCGGTCAAAACAGATGGCCAAAGACTTAAAAGAACATGATCTGTCCATACCCCCCTACCCTTATGAGGCAAATTCCATGGATCATGCCGTCTGCACAGGAGTAACGCATCTTTTTAAAGATTTAACACCGATTTTTCAGGAACTTGCAAGAATCCTGAAATCAGGTGGCGTATTTGCCTTTGTGGTACCGGACTGCCAAGAAGGCGAAGCCCGGGAGATCCAGGTGGAATCCCGGCATTCCCCCGGGGAAAAAGTCACCATTTTTTCTCATTCCATACAAGATATAAACAACCTTCTTGATTTATACGGCTTTGTTCAAATTTACGATCTTTTATTTGAGGCCTCGGCCATCGGCCACCGTACGGCGAAATATAAAGCTTATGTGGCTCACAAGAACTAA
- a CDS encoding DUF4405 domain-containing protein, with translation MLKKTTSLTLALSGLVMLVTSIVLYFGPAGHVGHFCPWSFWHLSRHHWGALHLNSGILFCLAMIVHVWLNFRLLAAYVKKQKKRSPAIVVSLILTLYVCIGGYFELPPMGQFLGIARSFRIDSIQKYGSPPYGAAARFPALHIARYMGWDPQQSQAQLSQNSIMLDTPDQTLSDLAQKNHTSIGRLLDIMCTHLNKGNLK, from the coding sequence ATGCTAAAAAAAACCACCTCGTTAACCCTGGCCCTTTCCGGACTGGTTATGCTGGTGACCAGCATCGTGCTCTATTTTGGCCCGGCCGGTCATGTCGGCCATTTTTGCCCCTGGTCGTTCTGGCATCTTTCCCGGCATCACTGGGGTGCACTTCATCTGAATTCAGGTATTTTGTTCTGCCTGGCCATGATTGTCCATGTATGGCTTAACTTCAGACTGCTTGCGGCCTATGTAAAAAAACAAAAAAAAAGATCGCCGGCCATTGTTGTATCTTTGATCCTGACCCTTTATGTCTGCATCGGAGGGTACTTTGAACTTCCGCCCATGGGGCAATTTCTGGGTATAGCCAGGTCGTTCAGGATTGATTCCATACAAAAATACGGCTCCCCGCCGTACGGAGCAGCCGCCCGATTTCCGGCGCTTCATATTGCCCGGTACATGGGCTGGGATCCACAGCAGTCCCAGGCACAATTGAGCCAAAACAGCATTATGCTTGACACCCCGGACCAGACCCTGTCGGACCTGGCCCAAAAGAATCACACCAGTATCGGACGATTGCTGGATATCATGTGCACCCATTTGAACAAGGGAAATCTAAAATGA
- a CDS encoding AraC family transcriptional regulator, translated as MEYPTAPDAKVNGNRKVLVQSIPNLKDTTVQNRCREYKIQEGFSISLFDVASENDLHLSFERDQPTVNFGFVVCGNFSNHIKAPGLNSKEFSNQAGSAGILFLPRQDGCLTVPGNQRVCLVHVHLSPTAFHSLFYPDRENLPKGLQSMMEGHRNKAWHFRSGISTHAGDCLNRLITGPVPGAPVHIFYQGIALELLADQITRANAAKAQVTGMSLDDKDRVVQARDLLIQDLSSPPCIKQLSRTTGLNMNKLQQGFRRLYGLSVFQYLQSFRIREANRLFHETDMNVSQAAFAVGYTNVSHFSRAYKKHFNILPKKHLACIKNN; from the coding sequence ATGGAATACCCAACTGCCCCTGATGCCAAAGTAAACGGCAACAGGAAGGTCTTGGTGCAAAGTATTCCGAACTTAAAGGACACAACAGTCCAAAACCGGTGCCGGGAATATAAAATCCAGGAAGGATTCAGCATCAGCCTGTTTGACGTTGCATCAGAAAACGATTTGCACCTTTCATTTGAAAGGGATCAGCCCACGGTTAATTTTGGTTTTGTTGTTTGCGGCAACTTCTCAAACCATATCAAGGCACCGGGTCTGAATTCAAAGGAGTTTTCCAATCAGGCCGGTAGCGCAGGCATCCTATTTCTTCCCCGACAGGATGGCTGCCTTACCGTTCCAGGAAACCAGCGGGTCTGTCTGGTTCATGTCCATCTTTCCCCAACGGCATTTCATTCCCTGTTCTACCCGGACCGGGAGAACCTTCCAAAGGGGCTTCAATCTATGATGGAGGGACACAGAAACAAGGCCTGGCATTTCAGATCAGGGATCTCCACACATGCAGGAGACTGCTTGAACCGACTGATAACAGGCCCGGTTCCAGGGGCGCCGGTTCATATTTTCTACCAGGGTATTGCACTGGAATTGCTTGCAGATCAAATTACCAGGGCCAATGCGGCAAAGGCCCAGGTAACCGGAATGAGTCTGGATGATAAAGACCGGGTGGTCCAGGCAAGAGATCTGCTGATCCAGGATTTGTCTTCTCCCCCCTGTATTAAACAATTATCCAGGACAACCGGCCTGAACATGAATAAACTCCAGCAGGGGTTTCGCCGTTTGTACGGACTTTCGGTCTTCCAGTATCTTCAGTCTTTCAGAATCAGAGAGGCCAACCGTCTTTTTCACGAAACAGACATGAACGTCAGCCAGGCTGCATTTGCCGTGGGATATACCAATGTCAGCCACTTCAGTCGGGCCTATAAAAAACATTTCAATATCCTTCCTAAAAAGCATCTGGCCTGCATTAAAAACAATTAA
- a CDS encoding DNA ligase, with protein sequence MPDFVKNIYCKINKMCLIGTMLSVFLCTVCTAETPHLQKARSYTGNEDITGWVMSEKLDGIRGYWDGSRLLTRKGLPLHPPPWFIENFPTFELDGELWSKQGEFEFIQSVVLDANPGPGWEKINYHIFEAPNQKGTFLQRLDRTKQWFALHPNAHVRVIPQTLVQDRFYLNRFVIDVESRGGEGVILKNPNMPYHTGRSEHVLKVKKARDMEGLVIGINKGKGKYEKAMGSLTLKLENGVIFKLGTGFSDMVRNNPPAVGTTVTFKYHGFSINGVPKFASFLRVRAD encoded by the coding sequence ATGCCTGATTTCGTCAAAAACATTTATTGTAAAATTAACAAGATGTGTTTGATTGGAACCATGCTGAGCGTCTTTTTGTGCACGGTTTGCACGGCAGAAACGCCGCACTTGCAAAAGGCCCGGTCCTATACCGGAAATGAAGACATTACAGGGTGGGTAATGAGCGAAAAACTGGATGGGATAAGGGGATACTGGGACGGCAGCCGTTTGTTGACCCGGAAGGGACTGCCCCTTCATCCGCCCCCATGGTTCATTGAAAATTTTCCTACCTTTGAACTGGATGGGGAATTGTGGAGCAAACAAGGAGAGTTTGAATTTATCCAGTCTGTGGTGCTTGATGCCAATCCCGGCCCTGGCTGGGAAAAAATAAATTACCATATTTTTGAAGCCCCCAACCAGAAAGGGACATTTCTCCAGCGGCTTGACCGGACAAAACAGTGGTTTGCATTACATCCCAACGCCCATGTCAGGGTGATCCCCCAGACTTTGGTTCAAGACAGATTTTATTTGAATCGTTTTGTGATTGACGTGGAATCACGGGGCGGTGAAGGTGTTATACTAAAAAATCCCAATATGCCTTACCATACAGGCAGAAGCGAACATGTTCTCAAGGTAAAAAAAGCCAGGGACATGGAAGGCCTTGTTATTGGTATTAACAAGGGGAAAGGCAAATATGAAAAAGCCATGGGGTCACTCACGCTGAAACTGGAAAACGGTGTGATTTTTAAGTTAGGGACCGGATTCTCGGACATGGTTCGAAACAATCCGCCTGCCGTCGGCACAACAGTTACTTTTAAATATCATGGTTTCAGTATAAACGGCGTACCGAAATTCGCCTCGTTTTTAAGGGTAAGGGCGGATTGA
- a CDS encoding L-fuculose-phosphate aldolase, producing the protein MELENEREAIVRFGLKMVKSGLTTGTGGNLSIIDRHSGTVAVSPSGIEYAALKPRDIVFTDLKGNIIEGDTKPSSELGFHLSLYHQRKDIQAVVHTHSPYAVTMACLGWEIPAVHYLVGFAGKKVPLAPYATFGTPELAEIVAEYIGDYNAMLLANHGLVAVGKSMDSAFAVAEEIEFVARIYYQTKNIGNPVILKDEEMETVLEKFKTYGQKKMDA; encoded by the coding sequence ATGGAATTGGAAAATGAAAGAGAAGCGATTGTACGTTTTGGACTTAAAATGGTGAAATCAGGCCTGACCACAGGAACCGGTGGAAATTTGAGTATTATTGACAGGCATTCGGGAACGGTTGCCGTCAGTCCCAGTGGAATCGAGTACGCAGCGTTAAAGCCCCGGGATATTGTTTTCACCGATTTAAAGGGAAATATTATAGAAGGCGATACCAAACCTTCAAGCGAGCTTGGGTTTCATCTCTCTTTGTATCATCAGCGCAAGGATATACAGGCCGTAGTCCACACGCACTCCCCTTATGCGGTAACCATGGCCTGCCTGGGCTGGGAGATCCCAGCCGTCCATTATCTTGTGGGGTTTGCAGGCAAAAAAGTGCCCCTGGCACCCTATGCCACATTCGGCACGCCTGAACTGGCTGAAATCGTGGCCGAATATATTGGTGATTATAACGCCATGCTGCTTGCCAATCATGGTCTTGTTGCCGTCGGTAAGAGCATGGACTCAGCCTTTGCCGTTGCCGAAGAGATTGAATTTGTCGCCCGGATTTATTATCAGACCAAAAATATCGGAAACCCCGTCATCCTGAAGGATGAAGAGATGGAGACCGTGCTTGAAAAATTTAAAACCTATGGGCAGAAAAAAATGGACGCATGA
- a CDS encoding PAS domain S-box protein: protein MIQQTTVAGIMKDENKTKVQLIKELQQMRKRVAELEQNSMIEDHQKAHDKALQAKFISEKKRTAASLSLSKFCIDRANIGIYQVGMDGRIFNVNPYAARMLGYTTEELTKLSICDIDPFVSLDTMGLDIERLSAGRQKNTFETIHIKKDGTRIPVEITGNILEYKGQWYSIAFVKDITERKRAEDSMRLSRFIIDNANVGIYRIAPNGRIKEVNPKAVQLLGYTKKELESLSMSDIDPQVAREDWNTHWRRLNLQGIQNIERTHLKKDGSVIFVGVHSNLLEYGNRQYAIAFVQDITERKGMEQAVKESKERLDLALDGANQGIWDLNLHEGTAYMDARGYRMAGYEPNEFPGILNEISKRIHENDLEYVRSTFCRYLASDLETYEVKFRFLRKDGTYMWVLSKGKIAARDAQGHPIRFIGINTDITQQKKMEEMLIQSEKMLSVGGLAAGMAHEINNPLAGMLQTAQVMSQRLTAGANLTANKKAAKEAGISIEAIDRFMQARGIPQMLLAITESGQRMADIVSNILSFARKEESDLSSHYLNKILDKTIELAATDYNLKKKYDFKQIKITREYDDNLPDIPCQAGKIQQVILNILTNGAQAMQEAGILEPQFILRTYADPVRNRVCLEIEDNGPGMDEKTRKHIFDPFFTTKPVGVGTGLGLSVSYFIITETHKGEMMVESSPGAGAKFIIQLADSYEL, encoded by the coding sequence ATGATCCAACAAACCACTGTGGCCGGCATCATGAAAGATGAAAACAAAACAAAAGTCCAGCTGATCAAAGAATTGCAGCAGATGCGCAAACGCGTGGCTGAATTGGAACAGAACAGCATGATTGAAGATCATCAAAAAGCACATGACAAAGCCCTGCAGGCAAAATTCATCTCAGAAAAAAAACGGACTGCAGCGTCCCTGAGCCTGAGCAAATTTTGCATTGATCGAGCAAATATCGGGATTTACCAGGTTGGCATGGACGGACGAATTTTCAATGTAAATCCCTATGCTGCACGGATGCTGGGATATACAACAGAAGAGCTGACAAAGCTATCGATTTGCGATATTGATCCATTTGTTTCCTTGGATACCATGGGTTTAGACATAGAGAGGCTTTCCGCCGGGCGTCAAAAAAATACTTTTGAAACGATTCACATAAAAAAGGACGGTACCAGAATCCCGGTGGAAATTACCGGTAATATTCTGGAATATAAGGGACAGTGGTACTCCATTGCTTTTGTAAAGGACATTACAGAACGTAAACGAGCCGAGGACTCCATGCGGCTTTCCCGATTCATCATTGACAACGCAAATGTCGGTATCTATCGAATCGCTCCCAACGGCCGAATTAAGGAGGTGAACCCAAAAGCTGTGCAGCTTCTCGGCTATACAAAAAAGGAATTGGAGTCTTTGTCCATGTCCGACATTGATCCGCAGGTTGCCCGTGAAGACTGGAATACTCATTGGCGTAGATTAAATCTTCAGGGCATACAAAACATAGAAAGGACGCATCTTAAAAAAGACGGTTCCGTGATTTTTGTTGGGGTGCACAGCAATCTTCTGGAATATGGGAACCGGCAATACGCCATCGCCTTTGTTCAGGACATTACCGAACGTAAGGGGATGGAACAGGCGGTAAAAGAGAGCAAGGAACGATTGGATCTGGCCCTTGATGGCGCCAACCAGGGAATTTGGGATCTAAACCTGCATGAAGGTACGGCCTATATGGATGCTCGCGGTTATAGGATGGCCGGCTATGAACCCAACGAATTTCCCGGAATACTTAATGAAATCTCAAAACGGATTCACGAAAACGACCTGGAATATGTCAGATCAACCTTTTGCCGATATCTGGCCAGTGATCTGGAAACCTACGAGGTTAAATTCAGATTTTTGCGTAAAGACGGTACCTATATGTGGGTTTTGTCCAAGGGGAAAATTGCTGCACGGGATGCACAGGGACATCCTATCCGCTTCATCGGAATCAACACTGATATTACCCAACAAAAAAAAATGGAAGAGATGTTAATCCAGAGCGAAAAGATGCTCTCCGTGGGCGGGCTGGCCGCAGGCATGGCCCACGAAATCAACAACCCCCTAGCCGGAATGCTCCAGACTGCCCAGGTAATGTCCCAGCGACTCACGGCAGGTGCGAATCTTACGGCCAACAAAAAAGCGGCCAAAGAGGCAGGAATCAGCATCGAAGCCATAGACCGATTCATGCAGGCAAGGGGAATTCCACAAATGCTCCTTGCCATCACCGAATCGGGACAACGGATGGCGGATATTGTCAGTAATATCCTAAGCTTTGCCAGAAAGGAAGAATCAGACCTATCCTCCCATTACCTGAACAAAATTCTGGATAAAACCATCGAGCTTGCGGCCACAGACTATAACCTGAAAAAAAAATACGATTTCAAACAAATTAAAATCACCAGGGAATATGATGATAACCTGCCTGATATCCCCTGTCAGGCAGGCAAAATCCAGCAAGTGATTCTCAATATTTTGACCAACGGGGCCCAGGCCATGCAGGAGGCAGGCATACTTGAACCCCAATTCATCCTCAGAACCTATGCAGATCCGGTCCGGAATAGGGTCTGCCTGGAAATCGAGGACAACGGGCCCGGGATGGATGAAAAGACCCGCAAGCACATTTTTGATCCGTTTTTCACTACCAAACCCGTGGGGGTAGGCACAGGACTTGGCTTAAGTGTTTCCTATTTTATCATCACTGAAACCCATAAAGGGGAAATGATGGTTGAATCAAGTCCGGGTGCAGGCGCAAAATTTATTATACAGTTGGCTGACAGTTATGAGTTATGA